CGCTGGCGGTGTTCCGGCTCAAGGGGCATATCGCCGGCAGCATCACCCTGGCGCTGTCGGTGCTGGTGGCGATCTTCGCCTTCCAGATGCCGGTGGACATGGCCCTGGCCGCTGCCGGTTACGGATTCGCCTACGGTCTGTGGCCCATCGCCTGGATCATCGTCGCGGCGGTGTTCCTGTACAAACTCACGGTCAAGAGCGGCCAGTTCGAAATCATCCGCAGCTCGGTACTGACCATCACCGACGACCAGCGCCTGCAGGTGCTGCTGATCGGCTTCTGCTTCGGCGCATTCCTGGAAGGCGCGGCCGGGTTCGGCGCCCCGGTGGCGATTACCGCCGCGCTGCTGGTCGGCCTGGGCCTGAACCCGCTGTACGCTGCCGGCCTGTGCCTGATCGCCAACACCGCACCGGTGGCCTTCGGCGCCCTGGGCATTCCGATCATCGTCGCCGGCCAGGTGTCGGGGATCGAAGCGTTCAAGATCGGCGCCATGACCGGCCGCCAGCTGCCGCTGCTGTCGATCTTCGTGCCGTTCTGGCTGATGTTCATCATGGACGGCGTGCGCGGTGTGCGGGAAACCTGGCCGGCCGCGTTCGTCGCCGGGGCCAGCTTCGCCCTCACCCAGTACCTGACCTCCAACTTCATCGGCCCCGAGCTGCCGGACATCACCTCGGCGCTGGTCAGCATCATTTCCCTGACCCTGTTCCTCAAGGTCTGGCAGCCGCAGCGTGCCAGCGACGTGGTGATCAGCGGCGGTGGCGCGGCCATGCTGGGCGGTGGCGGCAGCGCTCCGATGTCGTCGCGCACGCCATCGCCCTACAGTGCCGGGCAGATCTTCAAGGCCTGGTCGCCGTTCCTGATTCTCACCGCCATGGTCACCGTCTGGACCCTCAAGCCGTTCAAAGCACTGTTCGCCGCCGGTGGGCCGCTGCAGGCCTGGACCATCAACACCGCCGTGCCGTTCCTCGACCAGATGGTCATCAAGGGCACCCCCATCGTCGCCAAGGCCACGGCCATGCCGGCGGTGTACAAGCTGGACCTGATCGCCGCGTCGGGCACCGCCATTCTGCTCTCGGCCATCGTCTCGATGATCGTACTGCGCATCAGCGCGAAGATTGGTCTGACCACCTTCAAGGAGACCCTCATCGAGTTGCGCTGGGCCATCGTGTCCATCGGCATGGTGCTGGCCTTCGCCTTCGTCATGAACTACTCGGGCATGTCCTCCACGCTGGCCCTGGTACTGGCCGGCACCGGCGCGGCGTTCCCGTTCTTCTCGCCGTTCCTCGGCTGGCTGGGCGTGTTCCTCACCGGCTCGGACACCTCGGCCAACGCCCTGTTCGGCGCCCTGCAGGCCACCACCGCGCACCAGACCGGCGTCAGTGACGTGCTGATGGTGGCGGCCAACTCCAGCGGCGGCGTCACCGGCAAGATGATCTCGCCGCAATCCATCGCCGTGGCCTGCGCCGCCACCGGCCTGGTCGGCAAGGAGTCGGACCTGTTCCGCTTCACCCTCAAGCACAGCCTGTTCTTCGCCACCCTGGTCGGCCTCATCACCTACGCCCAGGCGTACTGGTTCACCGGCATGCTGGTGCATTGAGCCGCACACCCTGGCGCCGGCCCCGGCGGGCGCCAGTTTTCGATAACCGGGCCCACCCGGAGAAACACCTGATGAGCGAACTCTTCTACAACGCCTCCCCCAAGGCCACCCGCGTCGCCCCCCGCCACCGGCCCCGGCAGTACCCCGAGCACAAGCCGAGCCGCGTGTACCTGTTCGGCACCTGCGTGGTCGACCTGTTCTTCCCCGAAGCCGGCATGGACGCCATTCACCTGCTGGAGCGCGAAGGCATCGAGGTGAATTATCCACAGGGCC
The Pseudomonas sp. DTU_2021_1001937_2_SI_NGA_ILE_001 DNA segment above includes these coding regions:
- a CDS encoding lactate permease LctP family transporter — protein: MQTWQQLYTPLGSLGLSAAAALIPIVFFFLALAVFRLKGHIAGSITLALSVLVAIFAFQMPVDMALAAAGYGFAYGLWPIAWIIVAAVFLYKLTVKSGQFEIIRSSVLTITDDQRLQVLLIGFCFGAFLEGAAGFGAPVAITAALLVGLGLNPLYAAGLCLIANTAPVAFGALGIPIIVAGQVSGIEAFKIGAMTGRQLPLLSIFVPFWLMFIMDGVRGVRETWPAAFVAGASFALTQYLTSNFIGPELPDITSALVSIISLTLFLKVWQPQRASDVVISGGGAAMLGGGGSAPMSSRTPSPYSAGQIFKAWSPFLILTAMVTVWTLKPFKALFAAGGPLQAWTINTAVPFLDQMVIKGTPIVAKATAMPAVYKLDLIAASGTAILLSAIVSMIVLRISAKIGLTTFKETLIELRWAIVSIGMVLAFAFVMNYSGMSSTLALVLAGTGAAFPFFSPFLGWLGVFLTGSDTSANALFGALQATTAHQTGVSDVLMVAANSSGGVTGKMISPQSIAVACAATGLVGKESDLFRFTLKHSLFFATLVGLITYAQAYWFTGMLVH